A region of the Montipora foliosa isolate CH-2021 chromosome 8, ASM3666993v2, whole genome shotgun sequence genome:
TGCAACATATCGCACTCAAAGCGGCAATTGTTCTCCTCGCTTTGGCGCTTCAAAAACCAGGCCAAAAATCGAAGGCGAAAGAACATCAGCAATGTCTCGAAAAACGGCTGGAGCAATGGAAAAATGGTGAGATTGAATGCTTGGTGCGTGAGGAGAGGGCGATTCAAAGGCGCTTGCAACTTGAAAATGCAAAGAGATACGATGCGCCAAATAAAGCTAAAGTATTCGCTAAGCTTCTGATGGAAGGACAAATAAACTCAGCGCTTCGTTTTTTGAGTGAGGATGGTGGTAGAGGGGTGCTACCTCTAACGGATGATGTTATGACGCAACTGAACGAGAAACACCCAACAGCGAAGGAGGCTAAGCTTAGATCGCTATTGTTTGGTCCTGTGGAGGAAATTGATGGAGAAATAATTAAAGAGGCTGCCTGACGAACTGCTTCTGGTATTGATGGGAATGGATTTAAGAGAATTCTGGCTTTTAAATCGTTCAAGAAATCCACCTCAAATCTTTGTGATGCTCTCGCCAAACTGACAAAGAGTTTATGCACGGAGTATGTTGACCCTGTGTCCATTAAGGCTATAACAGCAAATCGCCTGATCCGAGGGCGAGGGTGCAGTGCGACCCTTTGGGATTGGAGAGGTGATTCAGAGGATCATTGCCAAGTGTGTTATCAAGGTTACCAAGCGGAAAGTGATGGATGCAAGTGGATCTCTCCAAGTGTGTGCGGGACAAACATCGGGAAGCGAGGCAGCTTTACATGCCATGCGCGAAATTTTTGAAGCAGATGAGACGGATGCGGCTTTGCTTATCGATGCGTCAAACGCCTTTAATTGTCTTAATAGAGCTGCGGCCCTTCGCAATGTTAGAGTGATATGCCCGGCGATTGCTATCTATATAATCAATACTTACAGAGAACCAGCCAGATTATTTGCAATTGGAGGAAAAGAGCTGAGATCGTCTGAGAGTACAACGCAAGGGGACCCACTCGCCATGAGCCTGTACGCAGTCAGTCTACAACCTTTGATTACGCGTTTGACCATCGCAAGTTCAGCGAAACAATGTTGGTATGCTGACGATGCAACAGGATCTGGGTCACTGGATGGCTTGAAGAAATGGTGGGACGAGCTGGAGAAAAGCGGTCCAGGGCTGGGTTATATCCCCAATGCAAAAAAATGTTGGCTCATTGTGAAACCGCGTAGAGAGGAGGAGGCGAGAGAATTGTTCGCTGGAACGGAGATAAATGTCACTACTAAAGGACAGAAACACCTTGGAGCTGCGCTGGGCTCAAGGTCTTACCTCGAAGAATATGTTAATGACATGGTGGTGGACTGGGTGAATGAAGTCAAAGACAAGCAGAATTTGCAGTCTCGCAGCCACAAGCTTGCTTTGCGGCCTTCACTTTTGGGCTGAAGCAACGTTGgacttattttttaagaacgctACCGGATATCGATACTTTACTTGAACCTTGAGCGTGCGATCGCTGAGGTTTTAATACCTTTCATCACTGATCGTAATTGCTCCCCAACAGAACTGGATCTCTTAGAGCTACCGGTGCGGTTGGGTGGACTGGGGTTTTTAAAACCGGTAGAGAATGCAGGTAGTGAGTACAAGGCTTCAGTTAGTGTAATTGCTCCACTAGTGAACCAGATAGTGGCGCAAGCCCACGAGCCTGCAGATGAGGCTGATGTGAACGAACTGCGGCGCCGCATGCGAAGAGAGAAGGAAAAAGTCCTACGTAGGAAGTGTGACAATTTGAAGAGGTCCCTCCCTGAAAAGATGCAGAGAGTTGTAGAGCATGGAGGAGAAAAAGGTTCCTCGAACTGGTTGTCTGTCACCTCCCTTAAATAAATGAGCTTTGACTTAAATAAACGGGAATTTAGAGATGGTATTAGACTGCGGTATGATTGGCCAGTACCAGACACCCAATCAGTGTGTGTATGTGGTGTGCGTTTTACAATGGACCACGCGATGATTTGTAAGCGTGGTGGGTTTATCATACAGAGGCACAATGAGTTGCCAGACCTTGAGGCGGAGCTGTTGAAGATGGTATGCTATGATGTGGAAGTGGAGCCGGGCTTACAGCCTGTTACTGGGGAGGAACTGAATAGAGGTGCAAATCAATCTCATGATGCACGCTTAGATGTACACGCGAGAGGGTTCTGGGAACGTCAAAGATCGGCATATTTTGATATTAGGGTTTGCAGCCCCCATGCAGATTCCTACAAGGACCTTACTCTGAAGCAGTTGTACAAGCAacaggaaaatgagaaaaagcgCAAATATGCTTCAGGCATCCTCGAAGTCGAGCAAGGGACATTCACTTCCCTAGTATTCAGCATCACGGGAAGGATGGAAGAAGAGTGTGCTAGATACCACGTCAGACTTGCGGAGCTTTTGGCCATAAAGAAGGGCGAGACCTACAGTACTACGGTCTCATGGGTCCGGGCAAACGTCTCGTCTTTTCTACTGAGGGGGGCACTTTTATGCCTGAGAGGCTCTAGGGGTAACAGAAAACTAGCAACGAACATTCATGAGCctgattttgaaattgaaagaggaCTTGCCGACTTTCTTAATCGATATATTGTAGATAACTCTGCTTACTAGCTGGTCTAGTATAGTAcgaaaccttttagtttttatagatttctattaattagtatgttaagaccaaagagaaagacacatacgtaatggaatttttttataatgcatattaaatgattcattattgtatgattattattattgtaaatttaagatttttcgatgactttgtttgaatttgtttgaatttgatgatgatgatgatgattattattattattattataataactgCTTTGTACATACTCCATAATAAACCaatctaaaaaaattaaactggtttaaaaaaaatcaaaccaaaaacaaaatgaaaccaCAATATTAATCCAAAAGCAAGGATAAAACAAATACTTTAAGAAACACAGCGCACGTCCCCATGCAGCACGCAAAATTGATCACGACAGGGGTATTACTTAGATTCTCCTGTTGGCTCACGTCATAAAGCAATTTATTTTATAGGTAAACTTATATAGACAAATTGGTTCTCTGATTGGTCCGAATTCTTAGCAATAAGGACAGTTTCCCAGTTTCCCTGATAGTTGTgtggttgtaaataaaatccgctTACTTAGCATTTTACAGCCAAAAAATGAAACTGGAAGCATTTCAAAGGATGAAATTTCAAGCCTTGAAGTTTACCAtcagaaatgaagaaaatgacGATTACATTTAGACAttgaaaagaaatgtatatttgaagtgcgggtataaacaaaactaatcctaacctgacacTAATATTTCTCTGGGcataatttaggctccaaaaatgtttcttcaattcatccaAGTGCGTAATTAACCTAGGAAAAATGATGATCACCAATTTAAGGTTACTCCAAACCTTCGCGGAAACTTCCACAAACTATATATCAATACGAAGGTTAATAAATGCGGAATTCgaagaaaaaaataagcattttattTGTCTGTTTGTGAAGGCGAAGGAAACCGGTAAACCGTGAGTAAAAAGGCCGAACACCAATCCGTCGAATTAATCGGATATCAAACGTGATCACTGATGAAAAGTAACTGCACAGTGTCAATCCCAAAGCATCAATCTTTCAAATTGTGTGAGTATTTTCCCGTATTCCCATTGTTTCTCTTTTTACAGATCTGTCAAATTGAACTCGCGCGCGTTTTAacatttgaatttatttttttgggaaattaaagttcaaattatttactttaatttggtcgaaaaaaaaaatcggcaaAAGTAGCCCTCGAAGGTTTGGAGTAACCTTAACCTTTGtcaaaacggattcaacctgagcaAGGAGTTTACCGGCAGCATATATAGGTTGCCAAactgtttccattttctgttCCCGTTTTCTCGGACATCAGAAGAAAAATTTGAGAAttctttttaatatatattttttgttatgTCGGAGTTCCAGTAGTCAGGAGCCCACGACCACGAGTATCATCTAATTTGTATGTCTGTATTTCGGCGTTTACATGGActgagttattttaagatctATTTTCCTGCCAACGGAGACTCCCTTAGGGGTCTTTTAAGCCAATCGGAAGCCTATATTTACAATTACTATTGGGTGCTCAGAATAGCCATTCATGGGGATTGAAACACAACTTTTCCCGGAAAACGTAACTAAAGAGTTGTGAtatttagcacttcacattacactctaatcagtcaaGTCTGTAAAGGTAGCTTGGTCTGTGTAAACGCCGTGAGATATATAGGGTAAGTATGGAATCGTGTGCTCCTGGTCGTGGCCTCCTGTCCTTGTAAAGTTAAGTATCACTTCAGAAGCGTGGAATGTCATTACCGTTCGAGGTCATTCCATGAGGTAGTCGGCCCTTAGGTTGATGATCACGTAACCTTGAGATAGTTTTTCAAGACGTTGAGTAGATAAGAATAACCACCATGAACATGGTTAACTAACTCTCTGGGGCAGAGAAAGCTGTCGGCTTTAGGTTTGAGAAGGCCGAAAACAATTTTGCTATTCTTGCGAAACTATTTCGATCGATTTTAAGATTTTGGCTGCTGAAGAAATGGCGACGTTTACAATTGACAGCTGCTCTTGGATCTCTGAAGTGTCGTTCGTTTTGCCTAAAGCGTTTAGAACTCCATTAAACCTCTCCGAGAACGCAACGTGTTGAACGATTGCAGGGTTATCACTTTTTGTTCTGGGATTAATGAAGGCCTTTCCAAGCATGTTCAGCTGATTATTGAGCGTGCGCACTTTTAACGGATCCACTTTATCAGAAACTTTTGCCTGAAGGATTTCAGAATTAAACGAATCGCACTGACTCGAAAACTTAACCAGAGACCTGTTAAGGGCTGAAATATGTTGTTGCACCAGGGTTGCTTTGATAAGCGGTGAGCTGGAAGCTGTCAGGGCAAAGTACGCCTTGCGTAAAGCGTCTTTTAAACGCGTCACGTTTAATGGGATGATCAGAGAATCGGCCAAATCTATTAACATGCCTCCCATAAGTAAAGTCATAGAGCGGTGAATTTCAAACTTTGGATCAGCAAACTTTTCAATCCAGTAGAAAGTATCTTCTTGTGTATGGTAGGTGGGATACAGTTCAAAGTCACCTTCTTTAGTATAGTTATAAAAATAGCTAAAATCAGCTGATGGAATACCATTCGTGAAATAAAACGGAATGAAATCACTTAAATATCGGAAATTCCGAAGTTGTGGGTAACCAGGGATTGAAGAAGCTGGACCACGGCTCATCATAACATCGAACATGGATTCGTTCCTTCCTTCATCAACTGGCACTTTCACTTGTCTTATCCATTTGTAAATAAGGTCCATAAGAAGTGGGCTGGTTTGTGCCAGGAGTGTATGACTGCCTTGCACAGGAACATCGGTGTTCAAATAGGCAACGCCACGTTCCTTGAAGATATAAGAATTTTCTTCCAACCACTCAACGGAACCCATGAGGCCAAATTCCTCAGCTCCAAAGCTGCAAAATTTTATAGTTCTCCGAGGCCTCCAACCCTGCTTGACTAATTTCATTAGGACTCTGCTTGTCTCCAGTAGTAAAGATGTCCCTGTCGATGCATCTGCGGCTCCATAGACCCAAGCATCGCGGTGATTTCCAAAGAATACGTAACGGTCAGGCTCTTCCCTTCCAGTAATCGTTGCGATAACATTGTAGATCGTTTTACGAGCAAGTTGATTATTGATGCTGAGCTTAATTGTCCAGTTATTTTTGGTATAGTTTTGATCACATCGGAATGTCGAGGTAAGATCTCTTCGCCACTTAAACGGCACCGCATCTCCTACAAAAGTAAGCATGGAATTAATATGTGGTCTTGCCAGTAATAAAATTTCAAGCGTGCTACAAAAGTTCATGTAAGGTTGATCCGGCCTCCCTCTTcatagcctgcagtgcaggcggaTTTTGGCGGGGGCGAGTGGATATATATTTCCATCGGATGTtcaggccgccatcttgaaatagaaAAACAGTGGAGAGTTAGGGCGAGGTTTATTTTTCCTTCCCCGCCCCTCACCCCCTCCGACACTTTGTCATTCTCGCCCCAATTCTCCCAGTCTGCAgcgaatccaaaatggcggcaagacACTCGAAAGATCGAAAGATGAAAACCACCAAAaccgcctgcactgcaggctaccCTCTTCAGTATTCCAAGGGCAACTGCTATTCAATATGGTACAtttgtcaatttttcttttggGATAACTTCCTCCTCACAATTCCTTCAGCTTTAACTGTATTACTCTTAGCCATTTCTTCAATGTCAACAATTATAGCCGAAATGTGAGATCAGGGTGATTTACGTCTTGAATTTTTAGTCGGGCCTCAACATTAAATCTTGCATCGTTTCTAGCTTGGGCCTTCCACAAACTTTCTAATTTCTCGTGTTACTTCAGTCCAAGATGGATTTTGGCCCCAAGAATGTCACGCAATTAGGTATGACCTATTGGGGTTCTCTATAACAAATTTCGCCTTTTTAGAAGTCCTCTTTAAGTGTCAAACCAGCTTAAGTGCGTTTTCATTTTTTAGCGACCTCTAAAAATTTGAAGCCCGTTTAAACGGTGTTAAcgtttgcttcaacatgcattcaaaaCATTGCTGAACTAAATGTTCGGTGCttttgaacaggtcgtccaacattgttaAAACCGTTTGAAatcggtttaaactttcattcagcatcgcatcgattcaactttttctttgttctcgaaaatgttgaatggtctTGAAGCAGTTTGAACACcctgttcaacaattgtagaacaTACGCACGCTCACATTAGACCGCAAAGGTCAATATGGCCTAGTTTAGCTGAACGAGAGACTGGTTTCTAGTTATTAGTTCCTCGCAAGCAAATTTTgcgaaagtgttggttcttttatCGACGCAATGTTAGGACCGTTTAAACGACCGCCGCTCAACTGTGTctttgcgtccaacatttgcccaaaatccgttcaacttttgttgtTGCATTACAAAGCAGTTGTGGCATCACCGCCGAGGACGATTCGTGTCTCTCTTCAGGTTATCCGAGGGACAAACGAGGGACAAACGAGATCGAGGTTTTCAAGCCCTTTACGAGCGCCAAAATTCCCTTtatatctcaagaacggagagcttCATTACCATTTTGctttcttgaaaacatgtcaagagaccagctttccaaaacaagcgagcaattcattttagcaaagaaATAGTTGAGGTTAGGCGCACTTTTCTCTTTGAAGGCAGTTAGCCATTTAAACCCACTTATAATTATCAAAGATGTTTGTATATGTAGGAATCCATGCTGTccaatttaaaaataattgagAGACAAAACTTCAGGGGACTGCCAAAATatgacgaggccgtaggccggaGGTAATGATATGGTGGCAACCTCTTGATTCAAGACTGGGTTAAGTCCGCCATTATCTTATCAAAACAAGGAGCGCATGGTAAAAGGCAAGAAAACAACAGAATACAATGAGGTAATTATGATATTAAAACATTTTAACATTACCGTCTATTCGTTGAAAAAGCATACGGGCAGTTCCGTATGATATTGGTTGAATGAGTATAGGTAGAGAGTCTTTTGCATCGTTGAATGTGATCCGGCGAATTCCATCAACAGAGGGCATGAGTCGAGTCTCCGGATCGCCAAAGCGGCCATATATACCGGCGAGAATAACAGCATCTGATGCAAGCCATGGTCTGTTTGGGTATGTAGAATTCTCTCCCATGCCTTCTCGGGCAAATTTGTTTGGGTCAGGGTAGTAGAGTAAGCCTTTTGCACCTCTTTTCGCAGCCATGATagccttgaaaaaaatgaaaaagagcaCAAAGCATTGGCAATAATAATCACAACCctatttaacttaaaactgtCAGAATAGACCAAATCAGCTGACTACATGTTGTACCCAACAAACCCTTTGCGAATAAAACGCTTTcttctgaccttgtagctcagtcggtagagcggcggagatctagcccgaaggtcgtgggttcaattcccaccctggtcagagtttttctctgtccttgtgtgggcccatttccatcagtagggctaacgctcacatggttcatatgggatagaaatctagcattttacattacactctattcagttaactctgttttcatacatatacatatatcaTTTAattgtgaatgctacattataatgcaaacaCAATACGCAAAGAACATTAATCCCGGGAGATGCAGTTAGAatttaccctgcgagcagtctctttcgatcttcctagataagtcgggaagaggaaagtagactctgctcgccgcctccacattctttgatttgccgctcatccaaagaattggatgagtcagtccagtttcgactcaatctcgtacccagagtcctcgggcttcttgatcagcgggtgagcgcccggagagactctgggataatcgacttgaactatatttttgattggccgcttgcgtaacaatgacAGTCctacaggaagtcggtaagccccagaatttggagggagattcaaaatctaaaactagtttcagtgctgtttgattttttctacctcagaaatatataaatcacaaaaataatgaaaCGACGAGGTTTaaattatgtcttataccgcacgggaattttcccacgcgtgattactgttgctgttgcaaaagtaccgtgggaaaacattacatcagtctctttgaggagaaatccgtggaataaggtcttgtcgaagccattcagaattacggaaacatcaaattgtagtagaagagggcatttgtgtcgtttccacaaaaaattgtccatcgtgttgcttgcacgatggcattctgaacgatggaatgtacgctgaaacactaaaaatacacttaccgaaagcgtcagaggtttcatcttcatttgctcttacagcaagccaatgaacatttctccagtttctttgtgtgcaaggctaaaattcttgtttctcgaacactttcaacccgccatttctactgtttacggttttctcttttctgtttccgtttaaactcaggCATACGTAATCataccggaacccacgttttctgggaaaatggagtcgattatcccagagtctctccgggcgctcacccgctgaccaagaagcccgaggactctgggtacgagattggtttcgacttgtcaaacctgtttttttaatttttgcgcatgatcaatcgccacgcgtcatcaatattttgaaatttacgacagcgtggcaattttaactgttagaattcccatgagtttttcctatgtgtgtcggttacagaaacttgtgtgacagaaacctataaatttttcagtaaaaaatgaaatgacattttaagagtatggactatcttgagtttccaatgaaatgatt
Encoded here:
- the LOC137968156 gene encoding aminopeptidase NAALADL1-like isoform X2, whose amino-acid sequence is MPKYKVLLSYPMEDKPNMISILNGNGTIVKNITQQLEVTSGPGTNNRTLFTPYTAYSMNGTATGKLIYINEGNKVDFEELDNSSISINGSIVLSRSFENFYPAAIMAAKRGAKGLLYYPDPNKFAREGMGENSTYPNRPWLASDAVILAGIYGRFGDPETRLMPSVDGIRRITFNDAKDSLPILIQPISYGTARMLFQRIDGDAVPFKWRRDLTSTFRCDQNYTKNNWTIKLSINNQLARKTIYNVIATITGREEPDRYVFFGNHRDAWVYGAADASTGTSLLLETSRVLMKLVKQGWRPRRTIKFCSFGAEEFGLMGSVEWLEENSYIFKERGVAYLNTDVPVQGSHTLLAQTSPLLMDLIYKWIRQVKVPVDEGRNESMFDVMMSRGPASSIPGYPQLRNFRYLSDFIPFYFTNGIPSADFSYFYNYTKEGDFELYPTYHTQEDTFYWIEKFADPKFEIHRSMTLLMGGMLIDLADSLIIPLNVTRLKDALRKAYFALTASSSPLIKATLVQQHISALNRSLVKFSSQCDSFNSEILQAKVSDKVDPLKVRTLNNQLNMLGKAFINPRTKSDNPAIVQHVAFSERFNGVLNALGKTNDTSEIQEQLSIVNVAISSAAKILKSIEIVSQE
- the LOC137968156 gene encoding putative N-acetylated-alpha-linked acidic dipeptidase isoform X1; this encodes MELTSSKLRLASSVSSIQFTSSRFSKRLIAVVVLCVMLAVGGGFLLGYFVKGNNSDDICGHCNSNANRSQTNDRQPNFDDVKKIFSQFEKEVSVEELRNNLRYFSEQIHLAGKQRSQRLADYLASKWEEYGFDEVEMPKYKVLLSYPMEDKPNMISILNGNGTIVKNITQQLEVTSGPGTNNRTLFTPYTAYSMNGTATGKLIYINEGNKVDFEELDNSSISINGSIVLSRSFENFYPAAIMAAKRGAKGLLYYPDPNKFAREGMGENSTYPNRPWLASDAVILAGIYGRFGDPETRLMPSVDGIRRITFNDAKDSLPILIQPISYGTARMLFQRIDGDAVPFKWRRDLTSTFRCDQNYTKNNWTIKLSINNQLARKTIYNVIATITGREEPDRYVFFGNHRDAWVYGAADASTGTSLLLETSRVLMKLVKQGWRPRRTIKFCSFGAEEFGLMGSVEWLEENSYIFKERGVAYLNTDVPVQGSHTLLAQTSPLLMDLIYKWIRQVKVPVDEGRNESMFDVMMSRGPASSIPGYPQLRNFRYLSDFIPFYFTNGIPSADFSYFYNYTKEGDFELYPTYHTQEDTFYWIEKFADPKFEIHRSMTLLMGGMLIDLADSLIIPLNVTRLKDALRKAYFALTASSSPLIKATLVQQHISALNRSLVKFSSQCDSFNSEILQAKVSDKVDPLKVRTLNNQLNMLGKAFINPRTKSDNPAIVQHVAFSERFNGVLNALGKTNDTSEIQEQLSIVNVAISSAAKILKSIEIVSQE